A window of the Buchnera aphidicola (Tetraneura ulmi) genome harbors these coding sequences:
- a CDS encoding beta-propeller fold lactonase family protein produces MKQILYISCPEDQCIEVWSLFQDGNLFLLQVVQTNGEVQPLTISKKKKLLYAGIRPDCAIITYKIKKNGLLKKIYTTPIKNTLNYISIDEKNEFLLCSSYGSNTLILCKINNFGIPEKPKKIFKNIFGCHSVVISKNNNYIFTTSLKSDKIYFFILKNKKIFLNPIQPILQSKIKSGPRHIICSKKNQIIYSINELNSTIDVWSISIKNNTVNLIQTINMIDFSNDSTKAWGSEIKISPCENYLYAADRFKSIISVFSINKKTKILKKIKNFSTEKQPRSFDIDENGKFLISAGQVSNHISIYKISKNTGLIRLINRYKTKKGPLWTLIYKIN; encoded by the coding sequence ATGAAACAAATTTTATATATATCTTGTCCAGAAGATCAATGCATAGAAGTATGGAGTCTTTTTCAAGATGGTAATTTATTTTTATTACAAGTAGTACAAACAAATGGAGAAGTACAACCTTTAACAATTTCAAAAAAAAAAAAATTATTATATGCAGGAATTAGACCTGATTGTGCAATCATAACTTATAAAATTAAAAAAAACGGACTCCTAAAAAAAATATATACAACACCAATAAAAAATACACTAAACTATATTTCTATTGATGAAAAAAATGAATTTTTATTATGTAGTTCATACGGATCAAATACTTTAATTTTATGCAAAATTAATAATTTTGGAATTCCTGAAAAACCAAAAAAAATTTTTAAAAATATATTTGGATGTCATTCAGTTGTTATTTCTAAAAATAATAATTATATTTTTACAACATCACTTAAATCAGATAAAATTTATTTTTTTATTTTAAAAAATAAAAAAATTTTTTTAAATCCAATACAACCAATCTTACAATCAAAAATAAAATCTGGACCTAGACATATAATATGTAGTAAAAAAAATCAAATTATTTATTCTATAAATGAACTAAACAGTACAATTGATGTATGGTCTATTTCAATAAAAAATAATACAGTTAATTTGATTCAAACAATAAATATGATTGACTTCTCAAATGATTCAACAAAAGCTTGGGGTTCTGAAATCAAAATATCTCCTTGTGAAAATTATCTATATGCAGCAGATAGATTTAAAAGTATTATTTCTGTTTTTTCCATAAATAAAAAAACGAAAATACTAAAAAAAATTAAAAATTTTTCTACAGAAAAACAACCGAGATCGTTTGATATAGATGAAAATGGAAAATTTTTAATATCTGCCGGACAAGTTTCTAATCATATTAGCATTTATAAAATATCAAAAAATACAGGTTTAATTAGATTGATCAATAGATATAAAACTAAAAAAGGTCCTTTGTGGACTTTAATTTACAAAATTAATTAA